The nucleotide window TTGGGGTGTCACAAAATCAACTTTGACATAGATGATATCAGTTCCTTTAAACCTATTTCTTTATATTCTGAAAATTCCAACTTCCTAGTCGGAAACGTCAGCAGTTATGAAAATGTAGAGAAAAGACTCCAGAAAGATGATTGGGTGTCCAACTGTACTATAGCCAATGATGTCCATTTCAAATGTTTATACTCCTGGAGTATATGCTTTGAGAGTATTTTCTTTTGATAGTATTATTCATTTGTGTCTATTTTGCTATTTAACattatttctccatttttaggAAAGTCATTCTTACATGTCTTAAATGTTTCTTTACACCACCAGGAGATATACACGGACAATATTCTGATCTTCTGAAGCTTTTTGAATATGGTGGATTACCTCCTCGTGCCAACTATTTATTCTTAGGGGATTACGTAGATCGCGGGAAGCAAAGCTTGGAAACTATATGCCTTCTCCTTGCATATAAAATAAAGTATCCTGAAAACTTTTTCCTGCTGAGGGGAAACCATGAATGTGCTTCTGTAAACCGTatatatggattttatgatgagtGCAAAAGAAGATTTAATGTCAGACTCTGGAAAATATTTACAGATTGTTTCAACTGCTTGCCTGTGGCAGCTCTCATTGATGAAAAGATTCTCTGTATGCATGGTGGACTTTCTCCTGAACTGTGCAATTTGGATCAGATAAGAAATATACAACGACCAACTGTTGTTCCAGAGTCTGGTTTGTTATGTGATCTCCTCTGGTCCGATCCTAGTCAAGACATTCAAGGTTGGGGGATAAATGAAAGGGGTGTTTCATATACATTTGGTGCTGATAGAGTGATAGAGTTTCTGCAGAAGCATGATCTTGATTTGATATGTCGAGCCCATCAGGTATGGAAGTgccttttaaatttaaaaatttactatGTCTGGACACTAATGTTCATAAAGCTTGGAATGCGTTTTATTATTATCACTATTATTGCAGGTTGTGGAAAATGGATATGAGTTTTTTGCAAATAGACGACTTGTAACAATATTTTCAGCTCCTAATTATTGTGGAGAATTTGACAACGCTGGTGCCATGATGAGTGTGGATGAGAATTTATTGTGTTCATTCCAAATATTGAAACCTGTTGATAAGAAGACAAAGTTTGGTTTTTGGAGCATGGCTGCTTCTAGGCCTGGCCACGGTCCAACTAAAATCGAGGTATGTCTCATTCCTTACTGCTCCAAATATATAGATTTTTAGAAGCTCTTCAATTTTACTTGCCACATAAAGTTACTTAGAGAATTGGTTTTGCATGAAACTTAGTCATTGTCATTTGTTAGTGTGGATCTAAATGGAGAGCACCAGTATAAAATAAATGGGTCAATTGCATCCCTTCAGTCTGTGCAATCACCCCACCCTTTTTTCACcttttttccatttttccttttctttttcttcccttaAAATTGAAGAACAAGGATAGAAGGCTTCTAATTAAATATAGCTTAGTGGCTTGCAGTTTGTAACATGAATAAATTTTTTCTTGTCATTGAAATCAGCCCTGAGAGGTGATGGGTACTGAATCGATTCTGATAGTTTATTTTCCAAATAATGCTTCTGTCTTGCtcatcattcattcattcattcatatatataCTCTAGGTTAGAAGGTTAAAGTCTAGGATGTCCATGCCAGTTTCTATATAAAAGCTGAAACATTAAGCACAGGAAACATGTAAGTCATTTATCTAATATTGTCTGAGTAACATGGTGCTTTACCACTGGTTACTTATTTTTTTCCATAAACATCACCAAGATTAAGAAAGCAGTCTTTTCCATGCATATAATCATGTCAACAAAATATAAGCCAATATCCATGTCATACTCAGTTTGACACATAAATACATGACGTATGTATTCGTGTAAGCATCCTCAAACATAGCTCATTCTTTCTTATGAATTTTGGTCCTCATTTCCTCCTGAATTTCTCTGCCACTAAAAATCTTCAGTTGGCAGTTCTGATGCATTGCTGTGTATAGTTAATACATGAACTGCTTTCTTCATACTGCATTCTCTTAATTCCTTTATTTCCCTTCACAGCATGTCAACATCTGATTCTTTCCAGTTCCCACCATGCCACCACACTGTGTGATGCAACTAATTATTGGTCCAGTTGCATATTTAGATTCACCTTGAAAGATTCCtttcattgttttttttttcctttccattcttctttGCAATGTTTCATTCTGTTTTTCTTTTAGTTTGTGTTGGATTTTTGGTAAGAATTCTAAAGTTGCTTTCCTACATTGTGATGTTCTCACTCTCCTAGTCCCTTGTGTCTTGAATTGAAATTCAATGTATATAAATGCATTTTCTTTGTTTCATCACTCCtatgctttctttttttttttggtttacaAAGGAAGAGTGAAGGGGAGACTTCATAAACTTGAGTTGGAGACGCACTTACTACCGGACTAAGCCTTCGGGTGTCACTCTTGACTTGTTTTTAATTGCGTGCACAAGATTTTCTTAATAATGTATCCCATTTTCCTTTTCTCAGTCGCTTTTAAAAGTGTAAGGAATCTGATCCCGTGGAGTGATATATGAAGGAGCCAGCTGCCCTGGACAGTGACACGCAGAACATTGCCAGTGTACCAATCTAGGAAGATCGTAGATGGGCAACTTGGTTTAGGTAAAGATAATATAGAGAAgttcctccatgaaaattttaggAGGCTGTAATCTCTATGGTTTGTTCAATATAGTTTGCCTGTTGCAACTCTGTTATCATCATATAATAATCAGAACAGAGTGATTCAGTTCTCTGATTCCCCTAAGCGCTGTCATCATCATATCATATGCATAGTCTCGGTATTTCATTTTCATATGTGCATCTATTACTAATCCAAGAAATTTCCATGCCAAAAGTTTTCTCAATATATCGTATTCGCACACTACAAATAAAACCACCTAGACCTAGAGTGAGAAGTGTAAAATACTCATCTATCTTtagaataaatataataaaattgtctAAAAATAATTTCACCAAAAATTGACAAGTGGCATTCTGTTCATTTACCGCTTGgtcatttattatatatatatatatataagagtgatattatatattatataaatcaaGCCATATTTTTATTGTCCACTATAATTATAAaatcatatatacttaattctttataataaaatttattacaataATTACAATTCAAATTAATAATAGGAAAATTGAGAATGATAGTTATACATTATATAAACCAAAGCCATTTTTTATTGtcctttataattataaaattactaaatATTGGTGCTTTTGCAcctgaatttattaatttttaatatttaaattattaatatatttttatttaaaattaatattaatcaattataataaataaatataaatttaatattatgtaAATGATTAAAAGACTTATCTATAAAATGCATtaagaatatataaattgttaaaagaaataattattagtATAACGTTACAATAATATctcaaataatgaaaaaaaataatatataaataaaaagtaaaataaaacataaaaaaatatactTACCGTTTAAAAAAATTGCTATCTATtccttttaaatatatttattttaatattttctgatttgtatatttaaaattaattgtaaaattttttagaattaaataagtaattaaataatatttttcaagtCAATAATATGATATTATTTAAATCAATTATGTAAATTATACAATAATTATAAGTAAATAGATATAATGTAGAAGATATTTAAATAGATAATGATGTAATAATGATGTAAAATTTTCTCCAAATTGAACACAGGTTTGAAATAGTAATAATGATACAaagttcatttttattatttaatcaatattaaacaaattataaaaagaaaaaatatttcattaattaaaaataaaatataaaagttgaatgtaaattaatatataatatttttgtataaataaatttataaaaaaataatataaaaaatttttcaataatgCATTTAATAGTAaaggtcttaattttttaaaaattaatttaaaaaaataataatttaaataaaaaaattaaaataataatataaaaaataatgatcTATTTGAATCTTCCCCATATATCTAACTAAATACTTATGTTATGCACAAATTCaatagaaattaattttttatatatctaATTATTTcactttttattaaaattatttattttttttataatttgattactaatatttataaaatgtaaCTACTATactctcattttaatactttatatttaatatttatatatccaatttaaattttcaatccaTTAATTACCTCCTTCTCctcctcctttttctttctttcttattattatcattattattattattattatactttaTGACAAGTGACATgtgacaaataatatttttacatgaattaatttataaaagaaaaagtaatataaaaaaattttgaataatacatttaattacaaaaattttagtttaaaaaaaattaaagaaataataatttaaatcataaaaattaagataataatattaataataataataataattaaaaaaataaaaaaattaaataattaacatacaaaGATAGTtacacactttttttttttataaatgacggcatatgataaatttaaaaaaaaatgtcacGTAACAGCACATTGAAAAtacatgttatatatatatatatatatatatatatatatatatatatatatatatatatatatatatatatgtattttcaatttgtttattcttatttttattgttttatatttcacatttttttataaattttttaaaatatttttaataaattaaatagaaatatataaaaaaattatataattatatatttattaaattaaataatatatcaaTAATGATTATGTCAAGCAACTCGTGAACAAAAGCCTAATCAATTTTTAAATGGAAATTCCCTTGTCAATTTTAAACACATAATATTAGACTTTTTTCCCTTACAGTTAGAtattttttttgaattaatttttgcatatatatagatatatattatttaaaaaaaataataattctaaagACATACTT belongs to Hevea brasiliensis isolate MT/VB/25A 57/8 chromosome 4, ASM3005281v1, whole genome shotgun sequence and includes:
- the LOC110659507 gene encoding serine/threonine-protein phosphatase PP1 isozyme 3 isoform X2; the protein is MEPAFLDGVINRLLEVRGKPGKQVQLYESEIRQLCVTSREIFLKQPNLLELEAPIKICGDIHGQYSDLLKLFEYGGLPPRANYLFLGDYVDRGKQSLETICLLLAYKIKYPENFFLLRGNHECASVNRIYGFYDECKRRFNVRLWKIFTDCFNCLPVAALIDEKILCMHGGLSPELCNLDQIRNIQRPTVVPESGLLCDLLWSDPSQDIQGWGINERGVSYTFGADRVIEFLQKHDLDLICRAHQVVENGYEFFANRRLVTIFSAPNYCGEFDNAGAMMSVDENLLCSFQILKPVDKKTKFGFWSMAASRPGHGPTKIESLLKV
- the LOC110659507 gene encoding serine/threonine-protein phosphatase PP1 isozyme 3 isoform X3, yielding MEPAFLDGVINRLLEVRGKPGKQVQLYESEIRQLCVTSREIFLKQPNLLELEAPIKICGDIHGQYSDLLKLFEYGGLPPRANYLFLGDYVDRGKQSLETICLLLAYKIKYPENFFLLRGNHECASVNRIYGFYDECKRRFNVRLWKIFTDCFNCLPVAALIDEKILCMHGGLSPELCNLDQIRNIQRPTVVPESGLLCDLLWSDPSQDIQGWGINERGVSYTFGADRVIEFLQKHDLDLICRAHQVVENGYEFFANRRLVTIFSAPNYCGEFDNAGAMMSVDENLLCSFQILKPVDKKTKFGFWSMAASRPGHGPTKIEEE
- the LOC110659507 gene encoding serine/threonine-protein phosphatase PP1 isozyme 3 isoform X1; protein product: MEPAFLDGVINRLLEVRGKPGKQVQLYESEIRQLCVTSREIFLKQPNLLELEAPIKICGDIHGQYSDLLKLFEYGGLPPRANYLFLGDYVDRGKQSLETICLLLAYKIKYPENFFLLRGNHECASVNRIYGFYDECKRRFNVRLWKIFTDCFNCLPVAALIDEKILCMHGGLSPELCNLDQIRNIQRPTVVPESGLLCDLLWSDPSQDIQGWGINERGVSYTFGADRVIEFLQKHDLDLICRAHQVVENGYEFFANRRLVTIFSAPNYCGEFDNAGAMMSVDENLLCSFQILKPVDKKTKFGFWSMAASRPGHGPTKIEVCLIPYCSKYIDF